In a single window of the Mus musculus strain C57BL/6J chromosome 6, GRCm38.p6 C57BL/6J genome:
- the Olfr435 gene encoding olfactory receptor 435 — MKENQTMVTEFILLGFCLGPRIHVILFALFSVCYIFTLLGNGFTLGLICLEPRLHSPMYFFLSNLATVDIAYACNTVPQTLVNLLDETKPISFAGCMMQTYLFLTFGSTECVLLVVMSYDRYVAICHPLHYTVIMNWRVCTIMAAVSWIFSFLLALVHLVLILRLPFCGPHEVNHFFCEILSVLKLACADTTLNQVVIFAACVFALVGPLCLVLVSYTRILVTILRIQSGEGRRKAFSTCSSHLCVVGLFFGSAIVMYIAPKSQHPEELQKILFLFYSFFNPMLNPLIYSLRNAEVKGALRRSLCNENHSQLV; from the coding sequence atgaaagaaaatcagaCAATGGTCACAGAGTTCATCCTGCTGGGATTCTGTCTTGGCCCAAGAATTCATGTAATTCTTTTTGCATTGTTCTCTGTCTGCTACATCTTTACATTGTTAGGGAATGGGTTTACCCTTGGGCTAATCTGCCTAGAGCCCAGGCTACACTCTCCTATGTAtttcttcctctccaatttggCCACTGTTGACATTGCCTATGCCTGCAACACAGTGCCACAAACACTGGTAAACCTCTTGGATGAGACCAAGCCCATCTCCTTTGCTGGATGCATGATGCAGACTTACCTATTTTTGACATTTGGGAGCACAGAATGTGTCCTCCTTGTGGTGATGTCCTATGATCGATATGTTGCCATCTGCCACCCCCTACACTACACTGTCATCATGAACTGGAGAGTGTGTACCATCATGGCTGCTGTTTCCTGGATATTTAGCTTTCTCCTTGCTCTGGTCCATTTGGTCCTCATCCTGAGGCTGCCCTTCTGTGGGCCTCATGAAGTCAATCACTTCTTCTGTGAAATCCTGTCTGTCCTCAAGCTGGCCTGTGCTGACACAACACTCAATCAAGTTGTTATCTTTGCAGCCTGTGTGTTTGCCTTAGTGGGGCCACTGTGCTTAGTGCTGGTCTCCTACACACGCATCCTGGTGACTATCCTGAGGATCCAGTCAGGGGAGGGACGCAGAAAGGCCTTCTCTACCTGTTCCTCCCACCTCTGTGTGGTAGGGCTCTTCTTTGGCAGTGCCATTGTCATGTACATAGCCCCCAAGTCCCAGCACCCTGAAGAGCTGCAGAAGATCCTTTTCCTGTTTTACAGTTTTTTCAACCCCATGCTGAACCCCCTGATCTACAGCCTGAGGAATGCTGAGGTCAAGGGTGCCCTTAGGAGGTCACTGTGCAATGAAAACCATTCCCAATTGGTGTGA